Genomic window (Bacillus pumilus):
TTAAAGGAGGAGTCATCATGAAAATTACAGAACTACTCACGAAGCATACGATTAAGCTTCAATTAGACAGCCAGCAGAAAGAAGCAGTCATTGAAGAACTAGTCACGGTTTTAGATACAGCAGGCAAGCTAAATGATAAAGAAGGCTACAAAGCAGCAGTGATCAACCGTGAAAAACAGAGCTCTACTGGTATTGGTGAAGGAATTGCTATCCCTCACGCCAAAACAGCAAGCGTAAAAGAGCCTGCCATTGCATTTGGCCGCTCGACTTCTGGTGTAGATTATGAATCACTAGACGCGCAGCCGAGTCATCTTGTCTTTATGATTGCAGCGACTGAAGGCGCAAACAACACACACTTAGAAGCACTTTCTCGTTTATCAACACTTCTCATGCGTGAGGAAATTCGCAAGCAACTTCTTGAAGCAGCTAGTGAAGATGAAATCATCGATATCATCAATACGCATGACAAGGACGATGAAGAAGAAGAGGAAGTTCAAGAAGAGCCGGCTACATCAGGAAAACCAGCTAAAATTTTAGCAGTAACAGCTTGCCCAACAGGTATTGCCCATACATTCATGGCAGCAGATGCTTTGAAAGAAAAAGCAAAAGAAATGGGCGTTGACATTAAAGTTGAAACAAATGGCTCTGGCGGTATTAAACATGCCCTTACAGCAAAAGAAATCGAAGAAGCCCCAGCTATCATTGTAGCAGCGGACAAGCAAGTTGAAATGGAACGCTTTAAAGGCAAGCATGTCATTGAAGTACCTGTGACAGCTGGAATCCGCCGTCCTCAAGAATTAATTGAAAAAGCGGTCAATCAAGATGCGCCGATTTATAAAGGCTCTGGCGGCAGTTCTTCAAAAGAAGATAAAGAATCATCTGGCAAAGGGAGAAGTGGTTTCTACAAGCACTTAATGAGTGGCGTAAGTAACATGCTTCCATTTGTTGTCGGAGGCGGTATCCTTGTTGCGATTTCATTCTTCTGGGGAATTAACTCAGCAGATCCGAAAGACCCTTCATTTAATTCATTTGCAGCTGTATTAAAAGGAATTGGCGGAGATAATGCGCTTGCCTTAATCGTTGCTGTATTAGCCGGATTTATTGCGATGAGTATTGCTGATCGTCCAGGTTTTGCGCCAGGTATGGTCGGTGGATTTATGGCATCAGCAGCAGGGGCAGGATTCCTAGGTGGACTTATTGCAGGTTTCCTTGCTGGTTACATCGTTGTGTTACTTAAAAAAGTATTCACATTTGTACCGCAGTCACTTGACGGAATTAAACCGGTTCTGCTGTATCCATTGTTCGGTATTTTCTTCACAGGTATTATCATGCATTACATTGTCAATACACCAGTAAAAATGGTGATGGACGGATTAACACACTGGCTTGAATCATTAGGTACTGGAAACCTTGTCTTAATGGGAATTATTTTAGCAGGTATGATGGCGATTGATATGGGTGGACCGATTAACAAAGCGGCTTACACATTTGGTCTTGCGATGATTGCTGCTGGTAACTACGCACCGCATGCTGCGATCATGGCAGGCGGAATGGTACCACCACTAGGGATTGCGCTTGCAACAACAATCTTTAGAAATAAATTCTCAAAACGTGACCGAGAAGCAGGGATTACATGCTACTTTATGGGAGCTGCCTTCATCACTGAAGGGGCGATCCCGTTTGCAGCGGCTGATCCTCTGCGCGTGATTCCCTCTGCTGTCATTGGCGCAGCAGTGGCTGGCGGATTAACGGAGTTCTTTAGAGTCACGCTTCCTGCACCACACGGCGGACTATTCGTTTTCTGGGTAACAAATCATCCAGTGCTTTATATCATCAGCATCTTAATCGGTGCCGTAGTAACAGCGATTTTACTTGGTATTTTGAAAAAACCAGTGAAACTAGAAGCGTAATTCAAAAGAGGAGCATCGTAAAAAGCGGTGCTTCTTTTTGTTTAATGATGAACAAATTAGGAAAAAATATCTAAATGAATGGTTGTCTTGTGAATTTTTATTTGACATGTGATAAAGTAAAGTTATTCAATTCGCGTTTCAAGTCTTTTAGCAGAAAGTCTTAGGAGGAAGCAGTATTTTGAACGAAGAAAACAAACAAAACGAAAATGATATTCAATCTGATGCAAAGCAAGCCAAAACAGAGAAGAAAAGTTCACTGTTTGAATGGATCAAAGCCATTTTAATTGCACTTGCGCTCGTCTTGCTCATCCGTACGTTTATATTTGAACCGTATGTGGTGGAAGGAGAGTCAATGGAACCAACTCTACATGACGGTGAGAAGCTGTTTGTCAACAAAACCATTAACTATCTCGGTGGTGTCAAACGAGGTGACATCGTGATTATTAATGGAAAAGACGGCCAGAAAATTCATTATGTAAAACGATTGATTGGCCTTCCAGGAGATACGATTGAAATGAAGGATGACACGCTTTACATCAATGGTAAAAAAGTAGATGAACCTTATTTAAAAGAGAACAAGGCGCATGCAAAAGAGTATGAAGTGCATTTGACAGGGGATTTTGGTCCAGTGAAAGTACCGAAAAACGATTACTTTGTCATGGGGGACAACAGACTGAATTCCATGGACAGCAGAAATGGGCTTGGACTCATTGAAAAGGATCGGATCGTCGGGACATCAGAATTTGTTTTCTTCCCATTTGGTGACATTCGGCAAACAAAATAAAAGCACCTTTCTCAAGGCGTGAGAAAAGTGCTTGGATGGACGGCCCTTAAAAGAAGGGTCGTTTTTAATTTGGTGTGAGCATCGTAACAATGATCACAATGGCCAGCACAGAAACGAAGACAGACCCAGTAATGGCTAAAACAGATCGAAACAATCCGATCTTTTGATTTTCTTTCCCCCGCTTTTGTAAAAAGCGTTTGGAAAAGATGTGGACCAGTGTGTAAATCAACACAAGCCCAATATAAAGGCCAAAGTCTCTCGCGTTAAAGCCTGTTGCAGACAAGTAAATACCCATAAAGAAAATTAATAAACAGTATTCCATGAGTGTCAATAATCTCAAATCGCACGAACTCCTTCAACAAATCATTCCTACTTATTATACCATAATGGACAAATTGCCTTCGTTCTAAGCGAGAGACGTTTCTATCAAACGTTATTCATGTTATACTTCATATTGATGAATGAGTGATGGAGGATTAATAAATGATTGCAGTAAATAATGTTAGTTTGCGTTTTGCGGATCGTAAACTATTTGAAGAAGTAAATATTAAATTCACTCCTGGCAACTGCTACGGATTAATTGGTGCCAATGGAGCTGGTAAATCAACGTTTCTAAAGATTCTTTCAGGAGAAATTGAAGCTCAGACGGGTGATGTTCATATGAGCCCTGGTGAGCGTTTAGCGATTTTAAAACAGAACCACTTTGAATACGAAGAGTTTGAAGTGTTAAAAGTCGTCATCATGGGTCATAAACGTCTATATGATGTGATGCAGGAGAAAGATGCGATCTATATGAAACCTGATTTCTCAGATGAAGACGGGATTCGTGCAGCAGAGCTTGAAGGTGAGTTCGCTGAGTTAAACGGCTGGGAAGCTGAAAGTGAAGCAGCGATTTTATTAAAAGGTCTTGGTATTCCAGAGAGCCTTCAATCGAAAAAAATGTCTGAGCTTGGTGGTTCTGAAAAGGTAAAAGTACTACTAGCTCAAGCTTTATTTGGTAAGCCTGACGTTCTTCTTCTTGATGAGCCAACCAACCACTTGGACTTACAGGCTATCCAGTGGCTGGAAGAGTTCCTCATTAATTTTGAAAATACCGTCATTGTCGTTTCGCATGACCGTCACTTCTTAAACAAAGTGTGTACACATATTGCGGACCTTGATTTCGGAAAAATTCAAGTATATGTCGGTAACTATGATTTCTGGTATGAGTCCAGCCAGCTAGCGCTGAAACTCAGCCAAGATGCAAATAAGAAAAAAGAAGAGCAAATTAAGCAGCTTCAAGAGTTCGTTGCCCGTTTTAGTGCGAATGCGTCTAAATCAAAGCAAGCGACCTCAAGAAAGAAATTGCTTGATAAAATCTCTTTAGATGACATTAAGCCGTCTTCACGTAAATATCCGTATGTTCATTTTTCGCCAGAGCGCGAAATCGGAAATGACGTCCTGCAAGTAGAAGGTCTATCGAAAACAATTGACGGTGTGAAGGTCCTTGATAACGTCAGCTTTATCATGAATCGCGAAGATAAAATTGCGTTCTTAAGCCGTAATGAGCTTGCTGTGTCCACTTTATTTAAAATCCTTGCTGGAGAGATGGAGCCAGACAGTGGTACGTTTAAATGGGGCGTCACAACATCTCAAGCCTTTTTCCCGAAAGACAATAGTGAATACTTTGAAGGAAATGATGTCGATCTAGTGGATTGGCTTCGTCAATATTCTCCTAA
Coding sequences:
- a CDS encoding PTS fructose transporter subunit IIABC; this translates as MKITELLTKHTIKLQLDSQQKEAVIEELVTVLDTAGKLNDKEGYKAAVINREKQSSTGIGEGIAIPHAKTASVKEPAIAFGRSTSGVDYESLDAQPSHLVFMIAATEGANNTHLEALSRLSTLLMREEIRKQLLEAASEDEIIDIINTHDKDDEEEEEVQEEPATSGKPAKILAVTACPTGIAHTFMAADALKEKAKEMGVDIKVETNGSGGIKHALTAKEIEEAPAIIVAADKQVEMERFKGKHVIEVPVTAGIRRPQELIEKAVNQDAPIYKGSGGSSSKEDKESSGKGRSGFYKHLMSGVSNMLPFVVGGGILVAISFFWGINSADPKDPSFNSFAAVLKGIGGDNALALIVAVLAGFIAMSIADRPGFAPGMVGGFMASAAGAGFLGGLIAGFLAGYIVVLLKKVFTFVPQSLDGIKPVLLYPLFGIFFTGIIMHYIVNTPVKMVMDGLTHWLESLGTGNLVLMGIILAGMMAIDMGGPINKAAYTFGLAMIAAGNYAPHAAIMAGGMVPPLGIALATTIFRNKFSKRDREAGITCYFMGAAFITEGAIPFAAADPLRVIPSAVIGAAVAGGLTEFFRVTLPAPHGGLFVFWVTNHPVLYIISILIGAVVTAILLGILKKPVKLEA
- the lepB gene encoding signal peptidase I; protein product: MQSDAKQAKTEKKSSLFEWIKAILIALALVLLIRTFIFEPYVVEGESMEPTLHDGEKLFVNKTINYLGGVKRGDIVIINGKDGQKIHYVKRLIGLPGDTIEMKDDTLYINGKKVDEPYLKENKAHAKEYEVHLTGDFGPVKVPKNDYFVMGDNRLNSMDSRNGLGLIEKDRIVGTSEFVFFPFGDIRQTK
- a CDS encoding ABC-F family ATP-binding cassette domain-containing protein, whose protein sequence is MIAVNNVSLRFADRKLFEEVNIKFTPGNCYGLIGANGAGKSTFLKILSGEIEAQTGDVHMSPGERLAILKQNHFEYEEFEVLKVVIMGHKRLYDVMQEKDAIYMKPDFSDEDGIRAAELEGEFAELNGWEAESEAAILLKGLGIPESLQSKKMSELGGSEKVKVLLAQALFGKPDVLLLDEPTNHLDLQAIQWLEEFLINFENTVIVVSHDRHFLNKVCTHIADLDFGKIQVYVGNYDFWYESSQLALKLSQDANKKKEEQIKQLQEFVARFSANASKSKQATSRKKLLDKISLDDIKPSSRKYPYVHFSPEREIGNDVLQVEGLSKTIDGVKVLDNVSFIMNREDKIAFLSRNELAVSTLFKILAGEMEPDSGTFKWGVTTSQAFFPKDNSEYFEGNDVDLVDWLRQYSPNDQSESFLRGFLGRMLFSGEEVKKKASVLSGGEKVRCMLSKMMLSGANVLLLDEPTNHLDLESITALNNGLMSFKGAMLFSSHDHQFVETVANRIIEVTPNGIVDKQTTYDEFLSDQEIRKRLDELYA